One Pseudomonas lalucatii genomic window carries:
- a CDS encoding ABC transporter ATP-binding protein, with protein MYKLEVQDLHKRYGSHEVLKGVSLAAKAGDVISIIGSSGSGKSTFLRCINLLEQPYGGKILLNGEELKLVANKDGGLKAADPKQLQRMRSRLAMVFQHFNLWSHMSALENVMEAPVHVLGVPKKEAQEKAEHYLSKVGVAHRKDAYPGHMSGGEQQRVAIARALAMEPEVMLFDEPTSALDPELVGEVLKVMQDLATEGRTMVVVTHEMGFAREVSNQLVFLHKGVVEERGCPKEVLVNPQSERLQQFLSGSLK; from the coding sequence ATGTACAAACTCGAAGTTCAGGATCTGCACAAGCGCTACGGCAGCCACGAGGTCCTCAAGGGCGTGTCCCTGGCGGCCAAGGCCGGCGACGTGATCAGCATCATCGGCTCCAGCGGCTCGGGCAAGAGTACCTTCCTGCGCTGCATCAACCTGCTGGAGCAGCCCTACGGCGGCAAGATCCTGCTCAACGGCGAGGAGCTCAAGCTGGTGGCCAACAAGGACGGCGGGCTCAAGGCCGCCGACCCCAAGCAGCTGCAGCGCATGCGTTCGCGTCTGGCCATGGTCTTCCAGCACTTCAACCTGTGGTCGCACATGAGCGCCCTGGAGAACGTCATGGAGGCCCCGGTGCACGTGCTCGGCGTGCCCAAGAAGGAGGCCCAGGAGAAGGCCGAGCATTACCTCAGCAAGGTCGGCGTGGCGCACCGCAAGGACGCCTACCCGGGCCACATGTCCGGCGGCGAGCAGCAGCGCGTGGCGATCGCCCGGGCCCTGGCGATGGAACCGGAGGTGATGCTGTTCGACGAGCCGACCTCGGCCCTCGACCCGGAGCTGGTCGGCGAAGTGCTCAAGGTCATGCAGGACCTGGCCACCGAAGGCCGCACCATGGTGGTGGTGACCCACGAGATGGGCTTCGCCCGCGAGGTGTCCAACCAGCTGGTGTTCCTCCACAAGGGCGTGGTAGAAGAGCGCGGCTGTCCGAAGGAGGTGCTGGTCAATCCGCAGTCCGAGCGGCTCCAGCAGTTCCTTTCCGGTAGTCTGAAATAA
- a CDS encoding succinylglutamate desuccinylase/aspartoacylase family protein translates to MQRIDHPLPWGCLGAERRLSVFRFGSGPCKAYIQASLHADELPGMRVAVELKRRLRELEAQGRLTGVVELVPVANPIGLAQLFQATHQGRFEFASGKNFNRDFFDLEAAIAPALDGSLGADGVTNVRLIRAAMQAALEALPPAQSELQGLQRLLLGHACDADVVLDLHCDFEALVHLYTLPQQWAELRPLAARLQAGAVLTTEDAGGSSFDEACSSPWLRLARRFPAATVPLACLAATVELGGMADTEADRAVASAEAILAFLAEQGLIAGDWPAAPQDCCEATPLEGAEYAYAPHAGVVSFLQPLGARVAAGEPLFEVIDPLDDRHSTVCATTSGVLYVRERMRFAQPGLWLAKVAGSTPIRQGRLLSD, encoded by the coding sequence ATGCAACGGATCGACCATCCACTGCCCTGGGGTTGCCTGGGCGCCGAGCGGCGCTTGAGTGTGTTCCGCTTCGGCAGCGGCCCGTGCAAGGCCTATATCCAGGCGTCGTTGCATGCCGACGAGCTGCCGGGCATGCGCGTCGCCGTCGAGCTCAAGCGCCGCCTGCGCGAGTTGGAGGCCCAGGGGCGCCTGACCGGGGTGGTCGAGCTGGTGCCGGTGGCCAACCCCATCGGCCTGGCCCAGCTGTTCCAGGCCACCCATCAGGGCCGTTTCGAGTTCGCCAGCGGCAAGAACTTCAATCGCGACTTCTTCGACCTGGAGGCCGCCATTGCCCCGGCCCTGGACGGCAGCCTGGGGGCGGACGGGGTGACCAATGTGCGGCTGATCCGTGCCGCCATGCAGGCGGCGCTCGAGGCGCTGCCGCCGGCCCAGTCCGAGTTGCAGGGCTTGCAGCGCCTGCTGCTGGGGCACGCCTGCGACGCCGATGTGGTGCTCGACCTGCACTGCGACTTCGAGGCGCTGGTGCACCTGTACACGCTGCCACAGCAGTGGGCCGAACTGCGCCCGCTGGCCGCACGGCTGCAGGCCGGCGCGGTGCTGACCACCGAGGACGCCGGCGGCAGTTCCTTCGACGAAGCCTGCTCCTCGCCCTGGCTGCGCCTGGCGCGGCGCTTCCCCGCGGCGACCGTCCCGCTGGCCTGCCTGGCGGCCACGGTCGAGCTGGGCGGCATGGCCGACACCGAGGCGGACCGGGCGGTGGCCAGTGCCGAGGCCATCCTGGCGTTCCTCGCCGAACAGGGGTTGATCGCCGGCGACTGGCCGGCCGCGCCCCAGGACTGCTGCGAGGCCACGCCGCTCGAGGGCGCGGAGTATGCCTACGCCCCCCATGCCGGTGTGGTGAGCTTCCTGCAGCCGCTGGGCGCGCGGGTCGCCGCCGGTGAGCCGCTGTTCGAGGTGATCGACCCGCTGGACGACCGCCACAGCACCGTCTGTGCGACCACCAGTGGCGTGCTCTATGTGCGTGAACGGATGCGTTTCGCCCAACCCGGTTTGTGGCTGGCCAAGGTGGCCGGTTCTACCCCTATTCGCCAGGGTCGCTTGCTGAGCGACTGA
- a CDS encoding ABC transporter permease, translating into MIFDYHVIWASLPLYFGGVLVTIKLLLISLALGLAMAIPLALMRVSKSQLVNFPAWLYTYVIRGTPMLVQLFLIYYGLAQFEAVREGVLWPYLSDATFCACLAFAINTSAYSAEILAGSLRATPHGEIEAAKAMGMSRAKLYRRILLPSALRRALPQYSNEVIMMLHTTSLASIVTLIDITGAARTVSSQHYLPFEAFITAGLLYLCLTFVLVRLFKSAERRWLGYMAPRKA; encoded by the coding sequence ATGATCTTCGATTACCACGTTATCTGGGCCAGCCTGCCGCTGTATTTCGGCGGCGTGCTGGTGACCATCAAGCTGCTGCTGATCTCCCTGGCCCTGGGCCTGGCCATGGCCATTCCCCTGGCGCTGATGCGCGTCTCCAAGTCGCAGCTGGTGAACTTCCCGGCCTGGCTCTACACCTATGTGATCCGCGGCACGCCGATGCTGGTGCAGCTGTTTTTGATCTACTACGGCCTGGCCCAGTTCGAGGCGGTGCGCGAGGGCGTGCTCTGGCCCTACCTGTCGGATGCGACCTTCTGTGCCTGCCTGGCCTTTGCCATCAACACCAGCGCCTACAGCGCCGAGATCCTCGCCGGCAGCCTGCGGGCCACGCCCCACGGCGAGATCGAGGCGGCCAAGGCCATGGGCATGTCGCGGGCCAAGCTGTACCGCCGCATCCTCCTGCCCTCGGCGCTGCGCCGCGCCCTGCCGCAGTACAGCAACGAAGTGATCATGATGCTGCATACCACCAGCCTGGCGTCGATCGTCACCCTGATCGACATCACCGGCGCGGCGCGCACCGTCAGCTCGCAGCACTACCTGCCGTTCGAGGCCTTCATCACCGCCGGTCTGCTGTACCTGTGCCTGACCTTCGTGCTGGTGCGCCTGTTCAAGTCCGCCGAGCGCCGCTGGCTGGGCTATATGGCGCCGCGCAAGGCCTGA
- a CDS encoding ABC transporter permease has translation MLNGYGSTILEGAWLTLLLALSSVAVAIFLGLLGAAFRLSPIKWLALLGETYATVIRGIPDLVLILLIFYGGQDLVNRVAPMLGYDEYIDINPFIAGVFTMGFIFGAYLSETFRGAFMAIPKGQAEAGAAYGMSAIKVFFRILVPQMIRFAIPGFTNNWLVLTKATALISVVGLQDMMFKAKSAADATREPFTFYLAVAALYLVLTSVSLLALRYLEKRYSVGTKAVDL, from the coding sequence ATGCTGAACGGCTACGGCTCGACCATTCTCGAAGGCGCCTGGCTCACCCTGCTGCTGGCCCTTTCATCCGTGGCGGTCGCCATCTTCCTGGGCCTGCTCGGGGCGGCCTTCCGCCTGTCGCCGATCAAATGGCTGGCGCTGCTGGGCGAGACCTATGCCACGGTGATTCGCGGCATTCCCGACCTGGTACTGATCCTGCTGATCTTCTACGGCGGCCAGGACCTGGTGAACCGGGTGGCGCCGATGCTCGGTTATGACGAATACATCGACATCAACCCCTTCATCGCCGGGGTGTTCACCATGGGCTTCATCTTCGGCGCCTACCTGTCCGAGACCTTCCGCGGCGCCTTCATGGCCATCCCCAAGGGCCAGGCGGAGGCGGGCGCGGCCTACGGTATGAGCGCGATCAAGGTGTTCTTCCGCATCCTGGTGCCACAGATGATCCGCTTCGCCATACCGGGCTTCACCAACAACTGGCTGGTGCTGACCAAGGCCACCGCGCTGATCTCCGTGGTCGGCCTGCAGGACATGATGTTCAAGGCCAAGAGCGCGGCCGATGCCACGCGCGAGCCCTTCACCTTCTACCTGGCGGTCGCGGCCCTGTACCTGGTGCTGACCAGTGTGTCCCTGCTGGCCCTGCGTTACCTGGAAAAACGCTACTCGGTCGGCACCAAAGCCGTCGACCTGTGA
- a CDS encoding ABC transporter substrate-binding protein, whose product MKKIALLGALALSMLSPLAMAEEAKPLRIGIEAAYPPFAYKTPEGNITGFDYDIGQALCEEMKVECKWIEQEFDGLIPALKVRKFDAVLSSMTITEDRLKSVDFSRKYYHTPAKLAMKAGTQINDPLVDLKGKKVGVQRASIYDRYASDHFAPAGIEVVRYSSQNEIFLDMTAGRLDATLADAVNIDDGFLKTDAGKGFALVGPDFTEQKYFGEGAGIAVRKGDKALADKITAAIAAIRANGKYQEVQDKYFGFDVYGE is encoded by the coding sequence ATGAAGAAGATTGCACTTCTCGGCGCACTGGCGCTCTCCATGCTGTCCCCGCTGGCCATGGCCGAAGAGGCCAAGCCGCTGCGCATCGGTATCGAGGCGGCCTACCCGCCGTTCGCCTACAAGACCCCGGAAGGCAATATCACCGGCTTCGACTACGACATCGGCCAGGCCCTGTGCGAAGAGATGAAGGTCGAGTGCAAGTGGATCGAGCAGGAGTTCGATGGCCTGATCCCGGCGCTGAAGGTGCGCAAGTTCGACGCCGTGCTGTCCTCCATGACCATCACCGAAGACCGCCTCAAGTCGGTGGACTTCTCCAGGAAGTACTACCACACCCCGGCCAAGCTGGCGATGAAGGCCGGCACCCAGATCAATGACCCGCTGGTCGACCTCAAGGGCAAGAAGGTCGGCGTGCAGCGCGCCTCGATCTACGACCGCTATGCCAGCGACCATTTCGCCCCGGCCGGCATCGAAGTGGTGCGCTACAGCTCGCAGAACGAGATCTTCCTGGACATGACCGCCGGCCGCCTGGACGCCACCCTGGCCGATGCGGTGAACATCGACGACGGCTTCCTCAAGACCGACGCCGGCAAGGGCTTCGCCCTGGTGGGGCCTGACTTCACCGAGCAGAAGTACTTCGGCGAGGGTGCCGGCATCGCCGTGCGCAAGGGCGACAAGGCCCTGGCGGACAAGATCACCGCGGCCATCGCGGCGATCCGCGCCAACGGCAAGTACCAGGAAGTGCAGGACAAGTATTTCGGCTTCGACGTCTACGGCGAGTAA
- the acs gene encoding acetate--CoA ligase — translation MSAASLYPVRPEVAARSLTDEATYKAMYQQSVINPEGFWREQAQRLDWIKPFTQVKQTSFDDHRVDIKWFADGTLNVAYNCLDRHLQERGDQVAIIWEGDDPSASQRITYRELHEQVCKLANALRGQDVHRGDVVTIYMPMIPEAVVAMLACARIGAVHSVVFGGFSPEALAGRIIDCKSKLVITADEGLRGGKSIPLKENVDDALSNPETASVQKVIVCKRTGGQIKWHPHRDLWYADLMQVAGSQCAPKEMGAEEPLFILYTSGSTGKPKGVQHTTGGYLLYAALTHERVFDYRPGEVFWCTADIGWVTGHSYNVYGPLANGATIVLFEGVPNYPDITRVARIIDKHQVNILYTAPTAIRAMMAQGRAAVEGFDGSSLRLLGSVGEPINPEAWQWYYETLGQSRCPIVDTWWQTETGATLMSPLPGAHGLKPGSAARPFFGVQPALVDNVGNLLEGATEGNLVIIDSWPGQARTLYGDHDRFVETYFKTFKGMYFTGDGARRDEDGYYWITGRVDDVLNVSGHRMGTAEVESAMVAHPKVAEAAVVGVPHDIKGQGIYVYVTLNSGEEPSEQLRLELKSWVRKEIGPIATPDVIQWAPGLPKTRSGKIMRRILRKIAVAEYDALGDISTLADPGVVQHLIDTHRGMQAA, via the coding sequence ATGAGTGCTGCGTCCCTGTATCCCGTGCGCCCCGAGGTAGCGGCCCGGTCGTTGACCGATGAAGCCACCTACAAAGCCATGTACCAGCAGTCGGTGATCAACCCCGAGGGCTTCTGGCGTGAACAGGCCCAGCGTCTGGACTGGATCAAGCCCTTTACCCAGGTCAAGCAGACCTCCTTCGACGATCACCGCGTCGATATCAAGTGGTTCGCCGACGGCACCCTCAACGTGGCCTACAACTGCCTGGACCGTCATCTGCAGGAGCGGGGCGATCAGGTGGCGATCATCTGGGAGGGCGACGATCCGTCCGCGAGCCAGCGCATCACCTATCGCGAACTGCACGAGCAGGTGTGCAAGCTGGCCAATGCCCTGCGCGGGCAGGACGTGCACCGCGGCGACGTGGTGACCATCTATATGCCGATGATCCCGGAGGCGGTGGTGGCGATGCTCGCCTGCGCGCGCATCGGCGCCGTTCATTCGGTGGTGTTCGGCGGCTTTTCCCCCGAGGCGCTGGCCGGGCGGATCATCGACTGCAAGTCCAAGCTGGTGATCACCGCCGACGAGGGCCTGCGCGGCGGCAAGAGCATCCCGCTCAAGGAGAACGTCGACGACGCGCTGAGCAATCCGGAAACCGCCAGCGTGCAGAAGGTCATCGTCTGCAAGCGCACCGGCGGGCAGATCAAGTGGCACCCCCATCGCGACCTCTGGTATGCGGACCTGATGCAGGTCGCCGGCAGCCAGTGCGCGCCCAAGGAGATGGGGGCCGAGGAGCCGCTGTTCATCCTCTACACCTCGGGATCGACCGGCAAGCCCAAGGGCGTGCAGCACACCACCGGCGGTTATCTGCTGTATGCCGCGCTGACCCACGAGCGGGTGTTCGACTACCGCCCGGGCGAGGTGTTCTGGTGCACCGCCGACATCGGCTGGGTCACCGGCCACAGCTACAACGTCTACGGGCCGCTGGCCAACGGCGCCACCATCGTGCTGTTCGAGGGCGTGCCGAACTACCCGGACATCACCCGGGTCGCCAGGATCATCGACAAGCACCAGGTCAACATCCTCTACACCGCGCCGACCGCCATTCGCGCCATGATGGCGCAGGGCCGGGCGGCGGTGGAGGGCTTCGACGGCTCCAGCCTGCGCCTGCTCGGCTCGGTCGGCGAGCCGATCAACCCGGAGGCCTGGCAGTGGTACTACGAGACCCTCGGCCAGAGCCGCTGCCCGATCGTCGATACCTGGTGGCAGACCGAGACCGGCGCCACCCTGATGAGTCCCTTGCCCGGCGCCCACGGCCTCAAGCCGGGCTCGGCGGCGCGACCGTTCTTCGGCGTGCAGCCGGCCCTGGTGGACAACGTGGGCAACCTGCTGGAGGGGGCCACCGAGGGCAACCTGGTGATCATCGACTCCTGGCCGGGCCAGGCGCGCACCCTGTATGGCGACCACGACCGCTTCGTCGAGACCTACTTCAAGACCTTCAAGGGCATGTACTTCACCGGTGACGGCGCCCGCCGCGACGAGGACGGCTACTACTGGATCACCGGGCGGGTCGACGACGTGCTCAACGTGTCCGGCCATCGCATGGGCACCGCGGAGGTGGAAAGCGCCATGGTCGCCCATCCGAAAGTCGCCGAGGCGGCGGTGGTCGGCGTGCCGCACGACATCAAGGGGCAGGGCATCTACGTCTACGTCACCCTGAACAGCGGCGAGGAGCCTTCCGAGCAACTGCGCCTGGAGCTGAAGAGCTGGGTGCGCAAGGAGATCGGTCCGATCGCCACCCCGGACGTGATCCAGTGGGCGCCGGGCCTGCCGAAGACCCGTTCGGGCAAGATCATGCGCCGCATCCTGCGCAAGATCGCCGTCGCCGAGTACGATGCGCTCGGCGATATCTCCACGCTGGCCGATCCTGGCGTGGTGCAACACCTCATCGATACCCATCGCGGCATGCAGGCCGCCTGA
- a CDS encoding sigma-54-dependent transcriptional regulator yields the protein MRIKVHCQNRIGILRDILNLLVDYGINVARGEVGGEQGNAIYLHCPNLINLQFQSLRAKFEAIPGVFGVKRVGLMPSERRHLELNALLGALDFPVLSIDMGGSIVAANRAAAQLLGVRVDEVPGIPLSRYAEDFDLPELVRANKSRINGLRVKVKGDVFLADIAPLQTEHDESDALAGAVLTLHRADRIGERIYHVRKQELRGFDSIFQSSRVMAAVVREARRMAPLDAPLLIEGETGTGKELLARACHLASPRGQSPFMALNCAGLPESMAETELFGYGPGAFEGARPEGKLGLLELTAGGTLFLDGVGEMSPRLQAKLLRFLQDGCFRRVGSDEEVYLDVRVVCATQVDLSELCARGEFRQDLYHRLNVLSLHIPPLRECLDGLAPLVEHFLDQASRQIGCPLPRLAPQALDKLGHYHWPGNVRQLENVLFQAVSLCEGGTVKVEHIRLPDYGAPQPLGDFSLEGGLDAILGRFEKAVLERLYAEHPSSRQLGRRLGVSHTTIANKLRQHGVGKE from the coding sequence ATGCGCATCAAAGTCCACTGCCAGAACCGTATCGGTATCCTGCGCGACATCCTCAACCTGCTGGTCGACTACGGCATCAACGTGGCCCGTGGCGAGGTCGGCGGCGAGCAGGGCAACGCCATCTACCTGCATTGCCCGAACCTGATCAATCTGCAGTTCCAGTCGCTGCGCGCGAAGTTCGAGGCGATTCCCGGGGTCTTCGGCGTCAAGCGCGTCGGCCTGATGCCCAGTGAGCGCCGCCACCTGGAGCTCAACGCGTTGCTCGGCGCCCTGGATTTTCCGGTGCTGTCGATCGACATGGGCGGCTCCATAGTCGCCGCCAATCGCGCCGCCGCACAGTTGCTCGGGGTGCGGGTGGACGAGGTGCCGGGCATTCCGCTGTCGCGCTATGCCGAGGACTTCGACCTGCCCGAGCTGGTACGGGCGAACAAGTCGCGGATCAACGGCCTGCGGGTCAAGGTCAAGGGCGATGTGTTCCTCGCCGACATCGCGCCGCTGCAGACCGAGCACGACGAGAGCGATGCCCTGGCCGGCGCGGTGCTCACCCTGCACCGCGCCGACCGCATCGGCGAGCGCATCTACCATGTGCGCAAGCAGGAGCTGCGCGGCTTCGACAGCATCTTCCAGAGCTCCAGGGTGATGGCCGCGGTGGTGCGCGAGGCGCGACGCATGGCGCCGCTGGACGCGCCGCTGCTGATCGAGGGCGAGACCGGCACCGGCAAGGAACTGCTGGCGCGCGCCTGCCACCTGGCCAGCCCGCGCGGGCAGTCGCCGTTCATGGCGCTCAACTGCGCCGGGCTGCCGGAGTCCATGGCCGAGACCGAGCTGTTCGGCTACGGCCCCGGCGCCTTCGAGGGGGCGCGGCCGGAGGGCAAGCTGGGCCTGCTCGAGCTGACCGCCGGCGGCACCCTGTTTCTCGATGGCGTCGGCGAGATGAGCCCGCGGCTGCAGGCCAAGCTGCTGCGCTTCCTGCAGGACGGCTGCTTCCGCCGGGTCGGCAGCGACGAGGAGGTCTACCTGGACGTGCGGGTGGTCTGCGCCACCCAGGTCGACCTGTCCGAGCTGTGCGCCCGGGGCGAGTTCCGCCAGGACCTCTACCACCGGCTCAACGTGCTCAGCCTGCACATCCCGCCGCTGCGCGAATGCCTCGATGGCCTGGCGCCGCTGGTCGAGCACTTCCTCGACCAGGCCAGCCGGCAGATCGGCTGCCCGCTGCCCAGGCTGGCGCCCCAGGCGCTGGACAAGCTCGGCCATTACCACTGGCCGGGCAACGTGCGCCAGCTGGAGAACGTGCTGTTCCAGGCGGTGTCGCTGTGCGAGGGCGGCACGGTCAAGGTCGAGCATATCCGCCTGCCGGACTACGGCGCGCCGCAGCCGCTCGGCGACTTTTCCCTGGAGGGCGGCCTGGACGCCATCCTCGGCCGCTTCGAGAAGGCGGTGCTCGAGCGCCTGTATGCCGAGCATCCGAGCAGCCGGCAGCTGGGCAGGCGCCTCGGGGTGTCGCACACCACCATCGCCAACAAGCTGCGCCAGCACGGTGTCGGTAAGGAGTAA
- the phhA gene encoding phenylalanine 4-monooxygenase, with amino-acid sequence MKSTQYVARKPDESGFIHYDDAEHRVWNTLITRQLKVVEGRACQEYLDGIDQLGLPLERIPQLDEINRVLQASTGWRVARVPALIPFQTFFELLASQQFPVATFIRTPEELDYLQEPDIFHEIFGHCPLLTNPWFAEFTHTYGKLGLKASKEERVYLARLYWMTIEFGLVDTSQGRKIYGGGILSSPKETVYCLSDEPEHQPFDPLEAMRTPYRIDILQPLYFVLPELKRLFELAHEDIMALVQQAMRLGLHAPKFPPKAA; translated from the coding sequence ATGAAATCCACGCAGTACGTGGCCCGCAAACCGGACGAAAGCGGCTTCATCCACTACGACGACGCCGAGCATCGGGTGTGGAACACCCTGATCACCCGGCAGCTCAAGGTGGTCGAGGGGCGCGCCTGCCAGGAGTACCTGGACGGTATCGACCAGCTCGGCCTGCCGCTCGAACGCATCCCCCAGCTCGACGAGATCAACAGGGTGCTGCAGGCCAGCACCGGCTGGCGCGTGGCCCGGGTGCCGGCGCTGATCCCCTTCCAGACCTTCTTCGAGCTGCTGGCCAGCCAGCAGTTCCCGGTGGCCACCTTCATCCGCACCCCGGAGGAGCTGGACTACCTGCAGGAGCCGGACATCTTCCACGAGATCTTCGGCCACTGTCCGCTGCTGACCAACCCCTGGTTCGCCGAGTTCACCCACACCTACGGCAAGCTCGGCCTCAAGGCCAGCAAGGAGGAGCGGGTGTACCTCGCCCGGCTGTACTGGATGACCATCGAGTTCGGTCTGGTCGACACCAGCCAGGGCCGCAAGATCTACGGCGGCGGCATCCTCTCCTCGCCGAAGGAGACCGTCTACTGCCTGTCCGACGAACCCGAGCACCAGCCCTTCGACCCGCTCGAGGCGATGCGCACGCCGTACCGCATCGACATCCTGCAGCCGCTGTACTTTGTCCTGCCGGAGCTCAAGCGCCTGTTCGAACTGGCCCACGAGGACATCATGGCCCTGGTCCAGCAGGCCATGCGCCTGGGCCTGCATGCGCCGAAGTTCCCGCCGAAAGCGGCCTAG
- a CDS encoding 4a-hydroxytetrahydrobiopterin dehydratase, whose amino-acid sequence MSLAQAHCEACRAGAPLVSDEELAELIKQIPDWNIETRGDHMELEKVFLFKNFRHALAFTNAVGAIAEEEGHHPALLTEWGKVTVTWWSHEARGLHRNDFIMAARTDEVAKNAEGRK is encoded by the coding sequence ATGAGCCTTGCCCAAGCCCACTGCGAAGCCTGCCGCGCCGGCGCCCCGCTGGTGTCCGACGAAGAGCTGGCCGAACTGATCAAGCAGATCCCCGACTGGAACATCGAGACCCGCGGCGACCACATGGAGCTGGAGAAGGTCTTCCTGTTCAAGAATTTCCGCCATGCCCTGGCCTTCACCAACGCCGTCGGCGCCATCGCCGAGGAAGAAGGCCATCACCCGGCCCTGCTCACCGAATGGGGCAAGGTCACCGTGACCTGGTGGAGCCACGAGGCCCGCGGCCTGCACCGCAACGACTTCATCATGGCGGCGCGCACCGACGAGGTGGCCAAGAACGCGGAGGGCCGCAAGTGA
- a CDS encoding amino acid aminotransferase, with translation MRHFGAIARVPGDPILGLMEAFRADTNPAKLDLGVGVYKDARGLTPIPQAVKLAERRLVEGETSKSYIGGHGDPLFAARLAELVLGADNPALAAQRAAASQTPGGTGALRLAADFIGHCLPGRGIWLSDPTWPIHETLFAAAGLHVGHYPYVRADNRLDVEAMLEALARLPQGDVVLLHACCHNPTGFDLGQDDWRRVLEVVKARELLPLIDFAYQGFGAGLEEDAWAVRLFAEALPELLVTSSCSKNFGLYRERTGALLVCAADADKLVDVRSQLAAIARNLWSTPPSHGAAVVASILDDGELRALWQEELNAMRARVAGLRLGLVEALRPHGLAERFAHIAVQRGMFSYTGLSPRQVQRLHEEYSVYMVGSGRANVAGLDAERLEQLASAIARVCT, from the coding sequence GTGAGGCACTTCGGCGCCATCGCGCGGGTGCCCGGCGACCCCATCCTCGGCCTGATGGAGGCCTTTCGCGCCGACACCAACCCAGCCAAGCTGGACCTGGGCGTCGGGGTGTACAAGGACGCCCGGGGCCTGACGCCCATCCCCCAGGCGGTGAAACTGGCCGAGCGGCGCCTGGTCGAGGGCGAGACCAGCAAGAGTTACATCGGCGGCCACGGCGATCCGCTGTTCGCCGCCCGCCTGGCCGAACTGGTGCTGGGTGCAGACAACCCGGCGTTGGCCGCCCAGCGCGCCGCCGCCAGCCAGACCCCCGGCGGCACCGGCGCCCTGCGCCTGGCGGCCGATTTCATCGGCCACTGCCTGCCCGGCCGCGGCATCTGGCTGAGCGACCCGACCTGGCCGATCCACGAGACCCTGTTCGCCGCGGCCGGCCTGCACGTCGGCCACTACCCCTATGTCCGCGCGGACAATCGCCTGGATGTCGAGGCCATGCTCGAGGCCCTCGCCCGCCTGCCCCAGGGCGACGTGGTGCTGCTGCACGCCTGCTGCCACAACCCCACCGGCTTCGACCTCGGCCAGGACGACTGGCGCCGGGTGCTGGAGGTGGTCAAGGCGCGCGAGCTGCTGCCGCTGATCGACTTCGCCTACCAGGGCTTCGGCGCAGGCCTGGAGGAGGACGCCTGGGCGGTACGGCTGTTCGCCGAGGCGCTGCCGGAGCTGCTGGTAACCAGCTCCTGCTCGAAGAATTTCGGCCTCTATCGCGAGCGCACCGGCGCCCTGCTGGTCTGCGCGGCGGACGCCGACAAGCTCGTGGACGTGCGCAGCCAGCTGGCCGCCATCGCCCGCAACCTGTGGTCGACCCCGCCGTCCCACGGCGCCGCGGTGGTCGCCAGCATCCTCGACGACGGCGAACTCAGGGCGCTGTGGCAGGAGGAGCTGAACGCCATGCGTGCGCGCGTCGCCGGCCTGCGCCTGGGCCTGGTCGAGGCCCTGCGCCCCCACGGCCTGGCCGAGCGCTTCGCCCATATCGCCGTGCAACGGGGGATGTTCTCCTACACCGGCCTGTCGCCACGGCAGGTGCAGCGGCTGCACGAGGAGTACAGCGTGTACATGGTCGGCTCGGGTCGGGCCAACGTCGCCGGCCTGGACGCCGAACGACTGGAGCAGCTGGCCAGCGCCATCGCCCGGGTCTGCACCTGA